One Branchiostoma floridae strain S238N-H82 chromosome 15, Bfl_VNyyK, whole genome shotgun sequence DNA window includes the following coding sequences:
- the LOC118432331 gene encoding zinc finger protein 510-like produces MADSGELGGTEGAEVHPDPSDSAPKPKYACSICEKTYKTKKGLCLHVQGYHNNNYPFRCEVCGTGVFTRMRLREHSAKHLKKGLAECKTCKKAPRTAAGLQYHKNLHKTTPTLHQCHLCEKTFHMKKNMIEHMKTHGARFECDACDKIYKSKKALVKHHKAIHTENASKDFVCDICSKAFRRKQYLSQHLVHHSTERKFICELCGKKFKTKQHMQVHQGSRNCKDKDSEEERIWVTNKNTI; encoded by the exons atggcggactctGGAGAACTTGGTGGGACAGAAG GTGCAGAAGTACATCCTGATCCTAGTGATTCAGCACCTAAACCCAAATATGCCTGCAGTATCTGTGAGAAGACTTATAAGACCAAGAAAGGACTTTGCCTTCACGTGCAGGGCTATCATAACAACAATTACCCATTCAGGTGTGAGGTGTGCGGAACCGGTGTCTTTACCCGTATGAGATTGCGTGAACATTCTGCGAAACATTTGAAGAAGGGGCTAGCCGAATGCAAGACCTGCAAGAAGGCACCACGAACAGCGGCTGGTCTGCAGTACCATAAGAATCTTCACAAGACAACTCCAACACTGCACCAATGCCATTTATGTGAGAAAACATTCCACATGAAAAAGAACATGATAGAGCACATGAAGACCCATGGTGCACGGTTTGAGTGCGATGCATGTGATAAGATATACAAGTCTAAGAAGGCCTTGGTGAAGCACCATAAAGCCATCCATACTGAGAATGCCAGTAAGGACTTTGTATGTGATATTTGCAGTAAGGCCTTCCGTAGAAAGCAATACCTTTCTCAACATCTAGTGCATCACTCAACAGAgaggaagttcatctgtgaacTCTGTGGGAAAAAATTCAAGACCAAACAGCACATGCAGGTGCATCAGGGAAGTAGAAATTGCAAAGATAAGGATTCAGAGGAGGAAAGGATTTGGGTGACTAATAAAAACACCATCTAA